In Tachysurus vachellii isolate PV-2020 chromosome 3, HZAU_Pvac_v1, whole genome shotgun sequence, one genomic interval encodes:
- the lratd2a gene encoding protein LRATD2a, with translation MGNHIDKLAHLSYAEVPTAEPSGTDAEDEGARIGVSYIFSTDDDDTSADDRTDDKTPPPHELECVVFHTTACVYERRAHDLRAHSAETLVTKFVPGDVVEFVAAGQSPHWAVYIGDFQVVHLHRAEVKCGSVMDAGRGRRCRIVNQLYKYEPLSAAAVVRNATEHVGVKERELSWRNSECFAAWCKFGRREFKVGGELRIGKQPYKLKLLLDGKQVQELEFQSLDDAVMERRRRDRVLNEPEAQS, from the coding sequence ATGGGCAACCACATCGATAAACTCGCGCATCTCAGTTACGCCGAAGTCCCGACCGCGGAGCCGAGCGGCACGGACGCCGAGGACGAAGGCGCGCGCATTGGCGTGTCCTACATCTTCTCCACGGACGACGACGACACGTCGGCGGACGACAGGACGGACGACAAGACGCCGCCACCGCATGAGCTCGAATGCGTTGTCTTTCACACTACCGCGTGCGTGTACGAGAGGCGCGCTCACGACTTGCGCGCGCACTCCGCCGAGACTCTGGTGACCAAGTTCGTGCCCGGGGACGTCGTGGAGTTCGTGGCCGCCGGCCAAAGTCCCCACTGGGCTGTCTACATCGGCGACTTCCAGGTAGTCCATCTGCACAGGGCAGAGGTGAAGTGCGGCTCTGTGATGGACGCAGGCCGCGGGAGACGCTGCCGGATCGTTAACCAGCTCTACAAGTACGAGCCGCTGAGCGCCGCCGCCGTGGTGAGAAACGCCACCGAGCACGTGGGCGTGAAGGAGCGCGAGCTGAGCTGGAGGAACTCGGAGTGCTTCGCCGCCTGGTGCAAGTTCGGCAGGAGGGAGTTTAAAGTGGGCGGAGAGCTGCGTATCGGAAAACAGCCGTACAAACTAAAGCTCCTGCTGGACGGTAAGCAGGTTCAAGAGCTCGAGTTCCAGAGTCTGGACGACGCGGTGATGGAGAGGAGACGCAGAGACAGGGTTCTGAATGAGCCGGAGGCACAGAGCTGA